One part of the Solanum dulcamara chromosome 8, daSolDulc1.2, whole genome shotgun sequence genome encodes these proteins:
- the LOC129898747 gene encoding 60S ribosomal protein L36-2-like: MAPKQPNTGLSVGLNKGHVVTKKELAPRPSDRKGKTSKRIHFVRSLIREVAGFAPYEKRITELLKVGKDKRALKVAKRKLGTHKRAKRKREEMSSVLRKMRATGGGEKKK; the protein is encoded by the exons ATGGCTCCAAAGCAGCCGAATACAGGGCTATCTGTTGGGCTAAATAAAGGCCATGTTGTGACCAAGAAGGAATTAGCTCCACGCCCTTCTGACAGAAAAGGG aAAACAAGCAAAAGAATCCACTTTGTGAGGAGCCTTATCAGAGAAGTTGCTGGATTTGCTCCATATGAGAAGAGGATTACTGAGCTTCTTAAAGTTGGGAAGGACAAGCGTGCCTTGAAGGTAGCCAAGAGGAAGTTGGGTACTCACAAGAGGGCGAAGAGGAAGAGAGAAGAGATGTCTAGTGTTCTCCGCAAGATGAG GGCTACTGGAGGTGGTGAAAAGAAGAAGTGA
- the LOC129898746 gene encoding uncharacterized protein LOC129898746 encodes MEKKLGRTPYRHEVFKKTHVKKNTNESDPNEWVKERAERTYQDYERHVREMGDSVQLTPEQSTQIWTEKVVGGSHKGRIYGMDSRTNVRRLQSGLEGIGSSRQADAIDGVQIAAMSQQIAELTRALAESEKRRIKDKKSMNEQVEQIKEQVLNLARQPSPRYSRASTPDDSDDSDEYIENSP; translated from the exons Atg gaaaaaaaattgggacgcactccctatcgccatgaagtctttaaaaagactcatgtgaagaaaaatacTAATGAATCGGATCCGAATGAGTGGGTGAAGGAAAGGGCCGAACGAACCTAT caagattatgagcggcacgtacgtgagatgggagattcggttcagctaacgcctgaacagtccactcaaatttggacagaaaaagtggttggaggcAGCCACAAGGGCCGAATATATGGAATGGACTCTAGGACTAATGTACGACGActccaatcaggtttagaaggtattggatcatCGCGTCAAGCCGATGCCATTGACGGGGTTCAGATAGCTGCAATGTCTCagcaaattgcagaacttacacgcgcattggcagaatcagagaaaagaaggatcaaagataaaaaaagtatgaatgaacaagttgagcaaattaaagaacaagtgctcaaccTCGCTCGTCAGCCTTCGCCCCGTTATTCAAGAGCGTCCACTCCGGATGATTCcgacgatagtgatgaatatatagaaaatagtccttag
- the LOC129899982 gene encoding uncharacterized mitochondrial protein AtMg00240-like: MHLELIAEAGLAGAKPAGTPLEQNLKLTSVKYDEHVSPKREHANPVLKDPGRYQRLVGRLLYLTMTGLDLAFSVQKLSQYMHCPKESHMDAALRVVRYIKEAPGLGLFMPAETSDQLLAYNDSDWEHV; encoded by the coding sequence ATGCATTTGGAGTTAATAGCTGAGGCTGGTCTAGCGGGAGCTAAGCCTGCAGGTACACCACTTGAACAGAATCTGAAGCTAACATCTGTAAAGTATGATGAACATGTCTCTCCTAAAAGAGAGCATGCAAATCCTGTACTGAAGGACCCTGGCAGATATCAGAGGCTAGTTGGAAGACTTCTCTATCTTACAATGACCGGACTTGACCTTGCATTCTCAGTTCAGAAGTTGAGCCAATATATGCATTGCCCCAAGGAGTCACACATGGATGCAGCACTCAGGGTGGTAAGATACATTAAGGAAGCTCCAGGCCTTGGACTCTTCATGCCAGCAGAGACTTCAGATCAACTCCTTGCCTACAATGACTCAGACTGGGAGCATGTCTAG